Proteins encoded within one genomic window of Xylophilus sp. GOD-11R:
- a CDS encoding N-formylglutamate amidohydrolase, producing MHTALKLIHERHHQAEPGTDGAGAPAAMVASVAGSTPLVLDSPHSGTFYPADFRSCCDMAILRTAEDTHVEKLYAFAPGMGVAWVEALFPRSYLDANRDTLELDTGLLDAPWPDPVATDPKVLSKVRLGKGLIWKFTDDGRPIYDRALSVDEVRGRIERCWKPYYAAVGAAIEAAHRRHGFSVHINCHSMPAIAGSHATDFPGLAHADFVIGDRDGTTADPRLSLRICEFLRGRGYSVDYNHPYKGVELVRRFGRPAEGRHSIQVEINRKLYMDEASFAVLQPGFDALQADLRGLVESLVEFDGRL from the coding sequence ATGCACACAGCCCTGAAACTGATCCACGAACGCCATCACCAGGCCGAGCCCGGCACCGATGGTGCCGGTGCGCCGGCCGCCATGGTGGCCAGCGTCGCCGGCAGCACGCCGCTGGTGCTGGACTCGCCGCACAGCGGCACCTTCTACCCGGCGGACTTCCGCTCGTGCTGCGACATGGCGATCCTGCGCACCGCCGAGGACACCCATGTCGAGAAGCTCTACGCCTTCGCACCGGGCATGGGCGTGGCCTGGGTCGAAGCGCTGTTCCCGCGCAGTTATCTCGACGCCAATCGCGACACGCTGGAGCTCGACACCGGCTTGCTCGACGCGCCGTGGCCGGATCCGGTCGCGACCGATCCAAAGGTGCTGTCGAAGGTGCGGCTGGGCAAGGGGCTGATCTGGAAGTTCACCGACGACGGCCGGCCGATCTACGACCGCGCGCTGTCGGTGGACGAGGTGCGGGGCCGCATCGAGCGGTGCTGGAAGCCTTACTACGCGGCAGTGGGGGCGGCGATCGAGGCGGCGCACCGGCGGCACGGGTTCTCGGTGCATATCAACTGCCATTCGATGCCGGCCATCGCGGGCAGCCATGCGACCGATTTTCCGGGGCTGGCGCATGCCGATTTCGTGATCGGCGACCGCGATGGGACAACGGCTGATCCGCGGTTGTCGCTGCGGATCTGCGAGTTTCTGCGGGGGCGTGGATATAGCGTGGATTACAACCATCCCTACAAGGGGGTGGAGCTGGTGCGGCGGTTCGGGCGGCCTGCCGAAGGGCGGCACAGCATTCAGGTGGAGATCAATCGGAAGCTCTATATGGACGAGGCTTCGTTTGCTGTTTTGCAGCCGGGGTTTGATGCTTTGCAGGCTGATCTTCGGGGGTTGGTGGAGAGTCTTGTGGAGTTCGATGGGCGGCTTTGA